The Mixophyes fleayi isolate aMixFle1 chromosome 9, aMixFle1.hap1, whole genome shotgun sequence DNA window CCTTCCCGCTGCATTGTTTAAGGTCATGTGTACAATCCACCCCTGCTGCCCATTCTCGCTAAGCAGCGTTATCCTGGGGGGTACAGTACAGGAATATCATATATTGTGCCTCAGACTATATAATACGTCCAGTACGTGACACACTAACTCCACTGGGTAACATATTGTTATACAGTATTAGTAATATATAGTCTGATTTCAGAGGCGGTTAGTGGTTAGGGGTGATGACCCTCTAATAATGACAGGGAGACTTTCTGGAATCCTGGGTTTGAATCCCAGGGTGAGACATCAGGGATAGAAGCCGGGAATCTGAAAATGTCATTGATGGAAGAACTATACAATGTTACAGCTGTtgtattaaaaaatctttatttggtaaatataaaagttatttatttttttataatttttgcagTCCTGAAAAACAACGGGACCTGGATGTCCGAGGCAGCTCAGATAAGTGAGATTTTTCCTAATCCTGTCCAGAAGTATATTTTTTAGCTTTGGTTGGAATgagtcttgcaaaaaaaaaaagaattatatgaATTCTATAAAAGTGACACACCCACtaagccacacccactttccccTCATTAACCTATAAAAATGTTGCGGGGAAACACGGGGATATAATATTACAGAATATGGAGGACAAAAATGACGATCCTGACTACAATTTAAAGCAGAATTTTCTTCCCTCCACAGAATACCCCCCTTCTGACCTCAGACAAATCACTTTGTCTTCCTGTATCCCATCTACTCTATATACGCCTTGTAAACCGTTGTTTTATAAAATTAGACTAACTGGCACAAGAGGCCACTTAAAATACAAATTCATACAAAATgaatgaacatcatcatcatcatttatttctatagcgccagcaaattccgtagcgctttacagttgggaacaaacagtaataaaacaatactgggtaatacatacagacagagaggtaagagaaccctgctcgcaagcttacaatctatggggcagtgggagtttgaaacacacaagtgcacgtgctacatcatattgcacactggaccagctagaatgcaaaggttataaagtactgagtgggttgtgtatgtaccaatgttggtcagagggttgttgtcttgtgttagctgtgtagagggtggtaatagggtaacctatgaAGATTAAGAGggttgttgaggaatattataagctttcctgaagaggtaggttttcagagaacgcttgaaggtttgaacactagaggaaagtcttactgtgcgagggagggaattccacaaagtggatgcagcccgaaaaaagtcctgtaaccgagaatgggaggatgtgatgagagtgaaagagagacgtagatcttgtgcagaacggaggtgtcgagttgggagatattttgagacaagtgaggagatgtatgttggttcaGTTTtgctgacggccttgtatgttagtagaagaatttttatATTGAATTACTTTGAAATACagtcaaccaatgtagagactgacagagttgctcagcagaggaagaacggtttgcaaggaaaatcaatttagctgttgcgtgcaaaatagattgtaggggttcaagtctgactttgggaagaccagtaaggagggaattgcaatagtcgatgcgggagatgatgagtgcatgaattaaagtttttgcggtgtcttgcgtgagatatgtgcgtattctggaaatgttctttagatgtatgtaacatgatttagatatgcagttgatgtggggaataaacgacagttgtgaatcaaggataacacccaggcagcgagcttgcggggtgggatttctgatcatgttatcaacagaaatagaaatgtcaggcaggaagcttctgtttttgggtgggaatattattaattcagtttttaaaagattgagtttgagttggcgagaggacatccaagatgaaatggcagaaagacagtcggtaacacgagacaacacagatggtgagagatcaggagagaatagatagatttgtgtatcatccgcatagagatgatactgaaatccaaaggagcttattagttttccaagagaagtggtgtagatagagaacagcagaggacctgggactgagccttgtggtactccaactatgaatatatatgtaaaagaccCCATATCTTGTCGTATGTGATCTTGTGGTCTACCTGTTAGCTATAACCATCAGTTATCAGATATTTTAGGCTCTGAAAGGCTCTCACATCCTCCTGCAATTAGCCAGCTTTATGGTAGGAAGTCTAATGTGCATAGGAGAAAAATGCACCCCATCCTGATCTCCCCTGGCTGCTTAAGTTTCCTCCGGCTGCCCAAAAACATAAAAGAAGGGTGATTGGCTTCTTATGACcttagtatgtgtgtttgtgtggtagggaaattagattgtaaactccactgaGACAGGGACAGATATGAATGCAAATAATCTCTGTACGGCACActatgctgtataaataaatggtaatattaagCTTTGagcaatgtgtgtatatatatatatatatatatatatataatgtcaataTTATTAGTCGCTCTTTTGTACATAGTAAACTGTATttaatcagaacagaaggaaatgGTTGTGTTGGGCTGAAGATGGTGGGGAGTCTGTAGAAATGATAATGTGGAGGCACAATGAGCCAAGACTGCTTATAAACAATATGTTTATTACTCATCAAATATTCTAGATGAGAGGAATGAGCCCAGCAGGATTTTCCGGATCAAAAATTCATAATCCAGGGCTACGTAGGACCGGAGTGTGTGCGCCATCTGCTGGTCGTACTTGGTGCTGCACTCTCCAGGGAGTGTCTATACATGTGGGCGGTTATTGTTGTATTCAGCATTTCTAAGCCACATTTTATTCCCACATTGGAAACTGGAATCCATTAAGAAGCAAGTAGTGGAAACTAGAGTCACGTTCtcgtttttgttttatattctttGTGGGTATAGAAAATATTTCTGTAAATTTGATAACtacagtgtttttttatttttttattttaaccgtGTATGCAAATGGTTTTATTATCTGGCAAcgataattacaaatataaattaggttttatataaaataaagagcaAGTTAACATTAATATAAATCTAACCTGTGTATTACCGAGTTGAACATGGGGTGGGGTGGCCAGGGGCTACCAGCGCGTTTCGCAAAGTGCTGCCCCTTCTCACCAGCACCGTCCCGATTAAGGACATTAACAAGTTGGGAGGTGTATGTTCACCGAGCCCTCATACACTTCACCTCAGGGAGAGAGGAGCTTTTCTAAAAGagcagagtgactgacagcccGGGAGACTTGCTTCTCAGAAATGCACTGTATGGATTGGTTGATGCAcacacaggggtggggccaactGCAAAACCTGCATTTTGAGCCttaagatgtgggaggagcttcagccgTCTATAATGGAGCGAGGATGCGATACTTCACAATGAGGTGTCAGAGTCACACTGAACGGTGGAGTCTACCTTCTtggttcatatctgaacatttcaaTTGTGAGGTTTTGTGGTCAATTAACAATCTACGGCCTGATGGTCGTTATCCTTTTATGTGTGAAACCTCAGGTGCtgtaaatgttgatttaagtctGATAGAGCGAGGTGAATTCAATGTCTCTGATCAATAATTTGGACTCGCACAGGAAACGTGACCTTAAGTGGCAGCCTGGATGGcagggtatgttgggacttgtagttctacaacaactTACATTATAGCAGCTGCTGGGACAACCGGACGTAtgcttttattttctgaaacgaCTAGGACAATTGCAGAACTCGGTTGCTATCGTTACAGCAGCTTTTTCATCCGCACCAGATTCATCGAGGTCCCTCTTCATGTTTATCAACACGAACCAGTCTGGAATACTGTACTAATGTTCCTTTATTATCAGTCAGTGCCAGCAATATTGTGATAAATACAATTGTTATTTTAAGTGTATTATGTAAACAAAAAGTCAAAAGTAGATACAAGCGTCCTTGATTCTGCCAACAGCTCACTCAACTGCAAATTCTTCTCTTATGGATATAAAGGAGAAATTCAGCAGCATAATGGCTAGACTTGATGCCACTGACGTTAGGTGCTTTCTGCCGTTACTATAGATCTATAGTTTGTAATTATCTTTTCATTACACCGTCCAAAACTACCGAGGAACAGGCCAAGTGCAGTTTTATATTACCGGAATGTGCGATCAATCTGTCTCCACCTTCAGTTGCGTAGAATGAAGTCAGCATTAGAGGGAGACGATTATAAAGAATTTCTCTAATATCCTTTACATTTTAAtgggaaataataatatatatttttttaatgtaggtaAATAAGAGACCATTATATAATTTTAGAGGAGATGGAGTCATGttgtttattactatttatacagTCGAATCTGGAAAACGCAAGTTTATAACGACAGCTGGGACAAGACAGAACACAGCAACCTTTATTCTGTGTCCGTACCACAGAAAAAAACAGGGatcattatatatacataatcaCATAACCACATAAATGAACACAGGAGGGGGTTTTTTTTCGGACGCGGGCTGGAAAATATCAAGACGGGTCACTCGAATTCCGATCACCGGATCTGTAAAGAGAGAGATAGGAAGGTGAGAATCCAGATCTCGGTGCTCAATTCAGCGATTCCATAACTTAACGTGTATCTGGTACAGAGACTGCGCAGCGCGTTAGAAACAGACAATTAGTAGAGAGTTTACTGGAGTACAAATCGTGTTGGTATAATCAGATGTTTTCATCTCACCAGTCACTACACTTAGGAGTAtgaagaagcagctaaactgaaGCAGTAGAAGTAAATGTTGGGGAACACAGTGCTAGAGATGGGATTAGCACTGACGGAGCTGAAGATATCCTGCACTATGTAAACACCGCTGGGCACCAGACACCCAAGCCGCATCCAGTAGCGATTACTAAAGCTTCAGACCTCAGTATGCTCAGTGTACTTACTGTGTATTTATCCCACTTCTTCTCTGGATCGTACGGCTCCCACCGACTGGCTgggaaaatgtgtttgtttttctcaTACCAGCTGCGGAGAACCACTTTCCCGGCGTGAGACTGCAAGGAAGAAAGACAATGGATTCATCAAGAGGCACATGGGCGATGCCAGTCCCGGCGGGCAGCGCTGCAGGCGAGATGGTCCAACGTCACAAGGAGGAACACCCCGGAGGAAACCAGGTGcatagagaagggaggaggggggggtatTCAGGGACAAACCACAGAAAATTAGATGGATCAGAGCAAACCATGTCTAAAGACAGCGTAGGGGTGAAGCGGGTCGGGCTAAACCATAGCAGCAGGTGGACACAGACACAGTAAACTAGAAAGCACAGACACAGTAAACTAGAAAGCATAGGTCCAACAATACAAGACCAAAGGTTAACTGGGCCACTCGGTTCCCACCTCATCCTTCTCCACGGTGGCGTCACTCAGCAGACGGACGTCTTCGTGAACATCAAAGTTAAACAGAGGCCCTAAGAAGAACAGATGGGTTGAAGGAGAAAGTTACAGACACAACGTCCTATCAGAGGAATATAATATGTTACTGGGGGCCACAGCCACCGGCAGTCGTTAAAAAAACATCAGTTAGACCCAGATGTTTCATCCTGATAACTGAACAACTGTCTAATATGGGCGTAAACCTGGATAGGTCCAATTACTTGGCACTTGGTGGAGGAAGAGACCGATCGCTGGATCTCACACACAGAGATGGGCAGAGATTCCCCAGCAGAACCCACGGGAATGTGATCGATCCTACTGGTCCATCAGACCCACACAGTGAGATCAGGGCAAGGAGGACTCGTCTGGTCAACTTTTAAACACATTTCTGAATTTGGCTCCTCTTAAAACTCGACTCCCATTTATAACGAGTATAATAATACAGATACGACAACACAAGAGATATAATAGTTATTTACTCACCACTTTTGCCTCTGGCCTTCGTAacaataaaatcataaaaactGTGATGCTGAAAGGAAGAAGCGGGCAGTAGTTAGCACGGGGCCGTGCGTCATTATAAAGTACAGAGAGGGACTGGATATTGGTCAGACACATAATACTGTTCCAGCCCCTCGTGGTCTGGTACTTccttcctctaatgccttaagtGGTATTTAAACTCATTGTTTGTATTTACACTGAAGATCCTGCAACACTAAACCCATGTGAGCGCCCAGAGCCAATCAGGAGCTGGAGGACCTCCTAcaacttgatgatgtcacaggatgttccTGAGGAGCTCACTGAGCGCGCTCCCGCCAGCACATGGGCTGGTCTCTGCTCATTGGTACTCGGAAGGTGTCTGACCTCATGCAGACGTGTAACACACAGTAAGTAACTAATAATGTCCCATTACAGACCATATAAACCAACTACATGTCGCATAAACTGCCACAGTAGATGTCATCAATGTACCTGGCTGGGTTATATCACATTGCAGAGAAGGGAGCAGAGATAGACTCAGCATCGCTGTCCTGTACTTACATGTGGAatgatcagatcttccttaatgTACATAAGCTGCTCAACTCCTGCTGACCTGTGGGATTATAGAACGTTACACATTAATCTATACAATAATCACGTTATATAATAGTCTACAGACAGAGTCCTGGAGAGCACAATCTATCAcatcctctgattggctgcaatttATCCACAATGCTCAGATGGCAAAAGTTTCCTCACTTACTGCAATAATTATGGTATGTACTAAGATTTAGAGACTGAACCTACGTCTGACCTCACCTGTTCCGTAACCTATGCGTATAATCCATTCTCACCCGTCCATAAATCTATTAATATAATCCATCCTCACCCGTCCATGAATCTATTAATATAATCCATCCTCACCCGTCCATAAATCTATTAATATAATCCATTCTCACCCGTCCATAAATCTCTCTGTATATTCTCACCTCAGCTCACTGAAGTCCTTGCGCAGGATCTCCAGAGCTTTCTGCAGGAATTGCTGCATCGTATTCCCTTTCTTCATCTAGAACAATAAAGTAAAGTTTAGTTGGCGCTCACAGCCTCCGAGCGCATCATCTGCAGAGGACGACTCTCACCTTCACTGTCCTGCGGTGTCCGGAGCCGTCCCAATAACTGAACGTTATCTCTATCTCCTCGCCTGTGAGGACAATGACACGTTATTCTCTGCACTGACAACCACTAAGTCCTCCCAACAATCCTCAGATTCCTCACTTACTCTTGATCTTTTCCTGCTTACGCTCCCACTCCTGTCTCAGCTCTTCCCGAAGACGGTTCTCTTCCTCCTGTGTGCGGGAGGTACAAGGTAATTCACATGGGGTATGGTGGCACCACAAGCGGGATGGGAGGGGCCCGACCCCTGCTGGCGGTGCTTAACCCCAGTGGTAGTCTCTGTTTTGCCTTAGATGGTGGAATAGGACAACTTTCCCACTTTTACAGACAAGGGTTTTCTCACGCAGGACGAAAGCAGGAAAATAGCTGGAGAAATAACAACGCATAGAGGAAACGTAATCTCCACATTGTGCCGCCTACGGCGCCCACATAAACCGCAATGGTGAAAGTGATAGAGATTCATCTGGACACAAACGCCGACACATGAAACATATGTGACCGTAGGACCTCGCGGAAAGTGGGGACACAACCCTTATGTACTAACTGAAGTTTCTCTACCTCCCGATCTCTGTCCGGAAGGAAGCTGGTGTCTACATCCGGATTCTTTCCcagcttcttcttcttcttcggaAGTTCTGTGACAGAGGATAATATTTGGGTAAATGGGGTCAGAAAAGCAACACAAAACGGTGAAGGATTATAATGACTCCAATCACTGTAACAGACTAGTAATTATAGACACGTATCGGAGAAGACAAGAACACTCACACAGGAAATGAAACACACAGCTTCCCAACCACTCAACGGGTGAGAACAATGAATGTTTTCAGGGAGACCACACACCGGCCGACACACATTTAGGCAGAAGTTTCTTGTTGTACAGGTTGGTGCGCAGACAAGAGATTACACATGTCTGCCAGGTGAAACTAGGTATTACCTTCCTTCTCcatctcttcctcctcctcctcctcttcgtcatcatcatcatcaacctcctcctcctcttcttcttcttcatcttctTCCTCGTCTTCATCCAGGTTAAATGACAAGCTGGCAATCTTCCTCTTCTGCTCATTCTTCCTCTCTCGCTCCCTCTGCTTCTCCAGCTTCCTGCGGATACAGGACAGATAACCAGATATGAACAGGTCTGGAGACGCTGGGTCAGTCCTGTGATTGGGACACCGGTctctatatacagtacagagacTCCGACAGGTCAGATATCAGCAATCCactcacagctggagatccttaaACTGCTCCTTCTTTGCAAGttgcttctctctctccttcaccaGAGCCTCCTGCTTGGCCTTCATATCATTCAGGGTCACCAAACCTTGGGGAAGAGAGGACGTATTTATTGGAGCTCCACTGACTCATTGTTGGATGAacagttttttgtgtgtgtggaggggttGCGCCAACTCGAGTCAAATGTCCTTAGTTCAAGTTATTGCGACGCCGGTTTATTTCATAGCTAGAAATCGCACATCCGCGATCTGTAATTTCTTGTGCTCTTTGTCCATACAAAGAGCGCAAGAAATTACACAATCTTTATGGGTGAATGTACAAAGACAAATAAACTTCTCATTGTTGGCTCTGCTTAGTAGACCTTCTCCAACAGAGGCAACTAATATAAATACGTTGTATGTAATTTTATCACTTGCCTTAGAGCAAGATATTGTGATCAGCCCTCTTAGGCTATGAATGGTTCTCTATAATGTACTTCAATAGATGTCCGACGTACATAAGACATTAAAAAGAATCCCCTATGTCACCAGCTTCCCGGTCATATCTGTAGTCACCAGTAACTCATTGATATATTGTAAGTTTAGTGGCCATTTAACACAGAACAAAATGCCAGTAACACGGGTGACCTTGGGACGTAGACCGTAGGTGACCGGGGCAGAGCAGGTCAATGGTTTGAGACTTGCAGCCTGGGTAAGTAGAGGCCTTGGAGCCCTGGTAAGTCTCCCCGGGGGTATTAGGTTGTCGGTCGCTAGTTTAGAATAAACATCAATACTTACCCACCGTGCTGGACTTCAGCTCCGCTTCCACAGCATCGTAATGTGCAGAGAATTTCTTGTTGATATTTGCCTTAACCACATTCTCCTACAAGaagatataatacagcagatccTTATTGTAGAGTACAGTTGTGTTACTAGTAGAGTAAGTTGTGTTAGTGGTTGTGCTAGTGGTACAGTGCTACAGATGTTGTGGTGAAGTAAGTCTCATCACAGGGCAGGGCAATGGGGTGTTGTGGAGTGCCACAGGGCGGCACAGAGGTGGGGGTGTTACAGTATACAGGTGGGATGTTATGTAGTGTTACACAGGGGGAGTGTTATGTAGTGATATAGGCTAGTACACAGATGGAGTGTTACTGTGCACATGCAGTGTGTTATGTAGTGTCACACAGCTGCAGTGTTATGTGGTGACACAGGACAGCACACAGGGGCAGTGTTACTGTACACAGGTGGGGTGTTATGTAGTGACGCACATGTGGGGGTGTTACTGTGTTGCACAGGTGGAGCAGCCTATAGTGTCACACTGGGGGAGCGCTGTGTAGTATTATAGGACAGTATACAGGTGGAGTGTTATGTAGTGACACAGGACAGCACACAGGGGCAGTTACTATACACAGATGGGGTGTTATGTAGTGATACACATGGGACAGTGTTACTATACACCAGTGGGGTGTTATGTAGTGATACAGGTGGAGTGTCCTGTAGTgtcacatggggggggggggttatatagTGACACGGGACAGCACACAGGGGCAGTTACTATACACAGGTTGGTGTTATGTTATTATACACAGGTGGAGTGTTATTATACACAGGTGGAGTGTTATTATACACGGGTGGAGTGTTATGTTATTATACACAGGTGGAGTGTTATGTTATTATACACAGGTGGAGTGTTATTATACACAGGTGGAGTGTTATTATACACAGGTGGAGTGTTATTATACACAGGTGGAGTGTTATTATACACAGGTGGAGTGTTATTATACACAGGTGGAGTGTTATGTTATTATACACAGGTGGAGTGTTATTATACACAGGTGGAGTGTTATGTTATTATACACAGGTGGAGTGTTATGTTATTATACACAGGTGGAGTGTTATGTTATTATACACAGGTGGAGTGTTATGTTACTATACACAGGTGGAGTGTTATGTTACTATACACAGGTGGAGTGTTATGTTATTATACACGGGTGGAGTGTTATGTTACTATACACGGGTGGAGTGTTATGTTATTATACACAGGTGGAGTGTTATTATACACAGGTGGAGTGTTATGTTACTATACACAGGTGGAGTGTTATGTTATTATACACAGGTGGAGTGTTATGTTATTATACACAGGTGGAGTGTTATGTTATTATACACAGGTGGAGTGTTATGTTACTATACACAGGTGGAGTGTTATTATACACAGGTGGAGTGTTATGTTATTATACACAGGTGGAGTGTTATGTTACTATACACAGGTGGAGTGTTATGTTATTATACACAGGTGGAGTGTTATGTTACTATACACAGGTGGAGTGTTATTATACACAGGTGGAGTGTTATTATACACAGGTGGAGTGTTATGTTATTATACACAGGTGGAGTGTTATTATACACAGGTGGAGTGTTATGTTATTATACACAGGTGGAGTGTTATGTTACTATACACAGGTGGAGTGTTATGTTATTATACACAGGTGGAGTGTTATGTTATTATACACAGGTGGAGTGTTATGTTATTATACACAGGTGGAGTGTTATGTTACTATACACAGGTGGAGTGTTATTATACACAGGTGGAGTGTTATGTTATTATACACAGGTGGAGTGTTATTATACACAGGTGGAGTGTTATGTTACTATACACAGGTGGAGTGTTATGTTACTATACACAGGTGGAGTGTTATGTTATTATACACAGGTGGAGTGTTATGTTACTATACACAGGTGGAGTGTTATTATACACAGGTGGAGTGTTATGTTATTATACACAGGTGGAGTGTTATTATACACAGGTGGAGTGTTATGTTACTATACACAGGTGGAGTGTTATGTTATTATACACAGGTGGAGTGTTATGTTACTATACACAGGTGGAGTGTTATGTTATTATACACAGGTGGAGTGTTATTATACACAGGTGGAGTGTTATACAGGTCACATCCCGCAGCGTCACCTCCGCTATCTTGAGCTTCATCTGCTCCAGCTGTTCCCGCTGcttctccctcttcttcatcagcTGCATGGCTCTCCCGGCCTCGCTGGCCGCCCCCTTGTACTGCGCCATCTCCGCTCCGGACCCTGCACTCACCGGGGAGACTCCGACTGCGGCTACAGCCCCAAACCAATGTGCGCATGCGTCATCACCGCGCTCCGTCCTCCCGGCCGCTAGAGGGAGCACCATGTGTCCATCCCGTGTCCGCACTGCGTGGGCTCCGGCGCCATCTTGTGTTAGCCCAAACATATACCATACCATGCTCCTATAGCtggtgtagaactacaagtctcagccaggCTGAGCCACATCTATCTCTTCAGTGCAGAGACCAATCTGCATCTTGTTTTACTAATTATGTCACAGTGTGTGTCTATTGCTGATGATTACACCCCCCTTGTCCTGGCTGCTGGACACAGTTCCCATTATATGGGCCATAATTAGGGTTGAGTTATTTTGTGGTCCAGACATGCATGCAAAATGCGGGCCATGAAATGACACTCGTACGGGTTAGAGTTGCACGTATCATATAAGTGTATGTTGATGTGGGCACATACTAGATACGTcattatcccatacttgccaactctcccggaacgtccgggagactcccgcattttgcgagagtctcccggactcccgagagagtgtggcaatctccctgatctgcccagaagtgggcagaatacggttcaaacgccgcgattcaccgggaatcgcggcattggGCTAAAATTACGCAattttcggggccccgccccctactagcagctcccggaaaaaaaaaatgaaatgttggcaagtatgcattatccTCAAATTGACCATAAATTTTaaatcatacctgccaactctctcggaatatcagggagtctccctaaattcaggtcggtctcacggactcccgggagagcaggcaagtctcccgcatcccacccaaaatgacgcgattcgcggcgactcacatcattttggccccaccccctgcgacTAAACGGCATCtctgtcgcgggggcggggccaaaaagacGCGTTTGGCTGCGCCCAGCCCCTTCCCCTGGActgcacttgccgaaagtaggcaagtatgttttaaatgtGACGTTAAAAATtaccaaataaattaaaaagcccccCTTAGCCCCATCACCAAATGTAACATGCACCGACAGTCAGAGCCTGGTGTGGTTGCAGTTTATGCTGGGGGCAAACACTGTGGGATCCACCTGTATTAAAAATGCTAGATCAGCGTTTCCCAAACCAAGTCCTCAGGTAActgtaacagtgcaggttttccacatctcctttctggagcacaggtgtactcattactggctgacacattgtaacagatccacaggtggtgtaattataaTGATTAATACACCTGGCATTTAAGAACTCTGGCGCTCCTGTCTCGGGTTACTGATGATTTGGAAAACTTAATCGGTTCCCCTCTTTTCGCAGTCTGCAAATACACTTTTATGATGTCACAAAATCCCTTGCGGGGCACTTGTACTACACTTTATAAGTGTATCAGTGCTTACATCAAGTTTGCTTCTTATGTATAAATATCTATTTAAGAGTTTTTATTCTTTAATTGCAGATTAAAGCTATAGGCCCAACTTAAGTCAGTGTGTCAGTGCTCACAGCAGATTTCAATTCCAAATGTGACTATAGACTATATTTAAACTGGGTTTTTTTCTCTGCAGTACTTTGAAGATAAATGGTATATACAGACAATCTCTTTAGCGCTCCATCTGTAGACTGTAAATCATGGAAAGTCTACATGAAGGGTGAACTAAAAGTAAAGTCAAAATTTAAATTCTGAAGTGAaaactaatt harbors:
- the FAM50A gene encoding protein FAM50A codes for the protein MAQYKGAASEAGRAMQLMKKREKQREQLEQMKLKIAEENVVKANINKKFSAHYDAVEAELKSSTVGLVTLNDMKAKQEALVKEREKQLAKKEQFKDLQLKLEKQRERERKNEQKRKIASLSFNLDEDEEEDEEEEEEEEVDDDDDEEEEEEEEMEKEELPKKKKKLGKNPDVDTSFLPDRDREEEENRLREELRQEWERKQEKIKSEEIEITFSYWDGSGHRRTVKMKKGNTMQQFLQKALEILRKDFSELRSAGVEQLMYIKEDLIIPHHHSFYDFIVTKARGKSGPLFNFDVHEDVRLLSDATVEKDESHAGKVVLRSWYEKNKHIFPASRWEPYDPEKKWDKYTIR